Below is a genomic region from Candidatus Schekmanbacteria bacterium.
TCTTGAGCTTCTTTGGAAGCGTATAGGAGTAATCTCTGGGAAGCGGCCCATGTGTAGTTCCGCCGCCGACCCTTACTGGCGATTTGCGTGAACCTGCTCTTGCACGCCCTGTTCCCTTCTGCTTGAAAAGTTTCCTTGTGCTGTAATCAACTTCTGCGCGGGGTTTGGCATATGCATTCCCCTCCCTCTCGCTTGCAAGCTTGTTCACAACCGTCTGATGAAGGAGCTTCAGGGATATATCTTTAACCTCAAATCCTTCGAGGAGGTTCACCTCTTTAATCTTTTCATTTTTACTGTTTACTACCGGTATCATTCCTGTCTCTTCACTTAACTATAAGGTTTTTACAGCTTCTTTTATTACCACGAGAGATCCCTTTGTTCCAGGTACTGCTCCCTCTATGAATATCAGATTCTTGTCAGTCATTATCTTCTTTATCTGGA
It encodes:
- the rplD gene encoding 50S ribosomal protein L4, translating into MIPVVNSKNEKIKEVNLLEGFEVKDISLKLLHQTVVNKLASEREGNAYAKPRAEVDYSTRKLFKQKGTGRARAGSRKSPVRVGGGTTHGPLPRDYSYTLPKKLKKRALIDAANLKAGEGNIIVIDDFGLTGIKTKTMVEVLKKLGVNKSALILIGDKNEIIEKSAGNIPGVKVMNVRHPNVYDMLNHEKVIIMEKDIALFREALKWN